The Mesotoga infera genome contains a region encoding:
- a CDS encoding ABC transporter ATP-binding protein — MTFVEVRDLSKTYRSGEISVEALKGVSFDIYEGEILSILGPSGCGKSTLLNCLSGIDTPTEGKVIIKGVDLHSLKDDEKTRFRAMHMGFVFQFYNLIPVLKAVENVELAMLTMGSNEKKAREAAMDILAKVNLREREHYLPSRLSGGERQRVSIARALVHKPAIVWADEPTGALDTKTSSDLMNLITELNSTFNQTFVIVTHDERVSNYSNRVLHMDSGRILKIEENKELKVQ; from the coding sequence ATGACATTTGTTGAAGTCAGAGACCTGAGCAAAACTTACAGGTCAGGAGAAATATCGGTTGAAGCACTGAAGGGGGTCTCTTTCGATATCTATGAGGGCGAAATACTGTCGATTTTGGGGCCTTCCGGTTGTGGAAAGAGCACGCTCTTGAATTGCCTTTCAGGAATAGATACACCCACAGAAGGGAAAGTCATCATTAAGGGTGTAGATCTCCATTCATTGAAGGATGATGAAAAGACACGCTTCAGGGCAATGCATATGGGATTTGTTTTCCAATTCTACAACTTGATACCCGTCTTGAAGGCAGTTGAGAACGTTGAACTTGCCATGCTCACTATGGGAAGCAATGAGAAGAAGGCGAGAGAGGCCGCAATGGACATCCTTGCAAAAGTCAATCTAAGGGAGCGCGAACACTATCTTCCCTCAAGACTTAGTGGCGGCGAAAGACAGAGAGTCTCTATCGCAAGAGCGCTTGTTCATAAGCCGGCAATAGTATGGGCAGACGAACCTACCGGAGCGCTTGATACAAAGACCAGCAGTGATCTGATGAACTTGATAACAGAGCTTAATTCCACCTTTAACCAGACATTTGTAATCGTTACTCATGATGAAAGAGTTTCCAATTACTCAAACAGAGTTCTTCATATGGACAGTGGCCGCATTCTCAAGATTGAAGAAAACAAAGAATTGAAGGTGCA